The sequence AAGTAGTTGCTCACCGGATTGGAACGCACCGAGCCGCCGAAACAACGTGCCAGGTTCTCCGCACTTCACCTGACCCGAGGGGCTCCAAGGAGTTCGATGAACTCCGCCGCGATGCGTTCGGTAGAGAACCGCTCGCGCACGAAGCGTGCCCCTGCTTCACCAACGGTACGGCGTTGTTCCGGTGACATGTCGGCCGCCGTGGCGAGTGCGTCACGCCAGGCAGCCTCGTCTCCCGGGGGGAACAGGAAGCCCGTCTCCCCCTCGCGAATCGTCTCCGGAAGCCCGCCAATCCGGCTGGCGAGCACCGGGACTCCACAGGCCTGGGCCTCGATGGAGACCCGCCCGAAGGGCTCCAGCCACTCCGATGGTACGGCCAACACATCCATCGCCGCGTAGAGCGGCCGCATGTCCGCCGTCCAACCTCGCAGGATGTGTCGCCCGTGGAGCTCGGGCGCAATCGCCTCCCGCACCTTCGCGTGTGCGGCCTCCTCCCCCACCCACAGTGCACGCAGCAAGGGGCGCAGCGGCATCGCCTGGTTGAAGGCGCTCGCCAGACGAAAGGCTCCCTTCTCCGGCTTCAGCGCCCCGACGAACCCCACGAGCACCGTGCCATCCTCCACGCCCAGCGCCCGCCGGGACTCCACCCGCAGCGCCGCGTCGGGACGGAAGCGCTCCAGCTCCAGCGGGTTGTAGAGCAGGCTCACCCGCTCACGCGCCACGCCCTGCTCCATCATGAACGAGCGCATGTGCTCGGACACCACGATGAAGCGGTCCGCCCACCGGGGCAGCAGCACGCGGGACATCGACTTGAGCCGGCTGTTGAGGTGCCGGAACAGGGCCACGGGCGTCCGGGTGAGCCGGCCCAGCGTGAGCAGCGGCCAGTACTCGTGCCCGAAGCTGCCCACCAGCCAGTCCGCCTTCACCCGACGAATGGCGCGGAGCACTCGGGGTGCCCCGCGCACGTCCGCCGCGTTTCGGAAGATGCCGGGCTCCACGGGCAGGCCGCTCGTCGCCAGCTCGCGAGCGATATAGCCCTCGGGACGCGCCACGGTGAGGACGTCGTGCCCCGCCTGGACCAGTGCGCGAACCATGCACACCAGATGGGTTTCCGTTCCCCGCGCGCCGGCACTCGTGCCGACGAAGACGAAGTTCATGCCGGTAGTACCTCTGACGGTCACCTCCCCCGGCCCGGAAGCGACCCATGGTTCCGAATGTGGAACCTGGCGCACGTAATCACAGTGCGCGTTCACGCCACCAGTGGCCTTGGGCCCAGGAGGATGTTCTTGGTGCAAGGTGCGAAGTTTGCTGGAGTGCCTCGGTGTTCAAGGCCGCTCCCGCCGCTTCGCGTCCCACTCTGCAGCGCACGATGACGGTCTACGTCATCGGGGTCAGCATCGTCTTCTGTCTCGTCACGCCCCTGTCCTGGCTCCACGGAGAGCTGGGGGCGGTTCGGAACTGGCAGACCGTCTTCAACCCCGTGCTCGCGTTCGTCATTGCCTGGAATGGGCTCTATCGCGGCGAGTCGGTGTCCCTGCCAGTCGCCGTGAAGCGCTTCTTCGCGCTTTCGATATTTGTATTTTGTCTGTCGGTCCAGCTCGGGCGGTTCTTCAACTTCGAGGTCAACGGAGTCGATTTCAGCATCTTCGATTGGATGCTGTTCAACTCGAACCATGGGCGCTGGGGGTACTCGCCCATCTACGACGTGAACCATTTTGGAGTTCACGCCACCTACGTGCTGCTCCCGCTGATGCTGCTGCACCGGCTGTTCGAGGGGCCGCTGCTGCTGTGCATGGTGACGGTGCTCGCGGTGGGAGGCGCCGCATATCCCCTCTGGCGTCTGGGCCGGCACGCGGGGCTCCACGAGGGACTGTGTGTCCTGCTCGTGCTGGCGTACCTCACCAACCCCGTCACTTCGATACTCCTGGATGGTGGCTTCCGGCCCGAGGTCTTCTTCCCCCTCTTCGGATTGCTGTTCGTGGATGGCTGGGTCGAGCGGCGGCCCGCGCTGTGGGTGCCGTCACTGATTGCCTTCCTGGCCATCAAGGAAGACGCGGCCTTCTATGTCGCCGCCTTCGCGGTCGGCGTGTGGCTGTTCGAGCGTGAGCGCTGGAAGCCCGCGGCCGCCATGCTGGTGGGCGCCATCGCGCTCTTCATCTTCAACGTGAAGTACTTCCAGCCGCTGATGTTGCGCGGCTCCGCGTTCGCCGTGCCCAGCTACGTCTCCTTCTGGGGGCAGTACGGGCAGACGCTTCCTGAAATCCTCGGCAACATGGCGAGGTCACCCCTGCGCCTGGCCCGTGACATCCTGACGTCCGGCTGGTCCCGGATGTTCGGCGCGGCGTTGTTCCTGCCGCTGCTGGGGCGCCTGGCGGTGCCGCCCATGCTGCCCACCATCTTCCTGCTCGGGTCGGCGTCCTATCCGGTGATGCATGAGTACCGCATGTATTACCCGGTGACGCTGCTGCCGTTCTTCTTCCTGGGTCTGGTGGAATCCTGGCGGGTGCTCGGGCGGAGCTCGCGTTGGAGCGCGTGGCGCGAAGCCCTGCTCGTCGTCGCGCTCCTGCTCTTCCCCATCGTGGGCCGCGGCTATGCGCGGTTCACCCGGCCGCCCATGGAGGTCCACGAGGCGCTCTCCTCGGTTCGAGCACGGCTCGCGCGGGAGACGGGGCCCATCTGTGTCCAGACGGTCATCTATCCCCACCTGCCCTATCAGCTCTCGATGCGGCCCCTCTTCAACGACTGCTGGGGACATCCGGAGTGGCCCATGCTCATCAACCTCCGGCTCAATACCTCTCCCTACGAGCGCTATGCCCTGGAGGCGTGGGTCGCGGAGGCCCGGCGCGACGGCCGCGTCGAGGAGCTGGGAGGAGGCTTCCTGCTCATCCTCAAGCCCGACGACAGCTCACGTCGCCATCCTGGGAGCGGATGAGCGCGGCGGTCAGCTCGGTGCCGAGCGCCTGGCAGAGCACTTCGAAGGTCCTCCGCCGCGCGCCGCCGACGAGCATGGAGGGCTGGCTCGTGAGCGTCTCCGGGTGTCTCACGAAGATGTTGTAGCCCACGATGCAGCCGTCCGCGCGGAGCACGGTGATTCCATCCGTGGCCATCATCCCGCGCAGGAGCTGCGCCGTGGCGCGCACTGCGGTGGCGGCCGCGTCCGTGGGGTCCGCGTGGTAGCGGTCCAGCAGCGCCACCACGTCCAGCGGGCGCGGCAGGATGATGCCGTCCACGAACAGCATCGAGCCCGCGCGCTCGCGGGGCAGCACCGCCACCAGCGTGCCGTGCGAGCCCTGCATCACCTCGAAGAGGACGCGGCGGAAGAAACCCCGGGCGCGCTCGCGGCTGGTAGTGGCCACGCCGTCCGTGACGGCCTCGGCCAGCTCGTCCAGCACCTCCGGCGGTGACGCCGACTCCACGCGCGCGCCGGACAGGTACACGTGCCGGCACAGCCCTCCGCACGCGCGCAGCTCCAGGATGTTGTCCGCGAGCTGGAGCACGCCCACCACGCCCGTGCTTCCTTCGTCCGCGCGGCGCAGCCGCTCCAGCGGCGTCTCGGCGAGGGGGAACGGGTCCGTGCGGAAGACGCCGTAGGCGAAGCCCTCCGGCACGCGCAGCAGGTACAGCGCCCACCAGCGGCCCTGGCCCAGCGACGCGCACTGCTTCAGCGCGCGCTGCACCGTGGCCCGCGAGCGGGGGCCAATGCCAATCGCGATGGGGTCATGCCCGCCGAGCTGCGCCAGCATCTGCCCCAGGTCGTCGCAGACGAAGGCCATGGGGAACAGCGGGGCGCCCTCCTCGCGGTAGCGCGAGAGCGTGATGATGAGCTCGCAGATGGAGTCCGCCGTCTGCGGGCACGTCATGCGGGCTTCATCCAGGAAGCTGCCGACTGCCTCGGTCAGCAGGTGGCGGAAGGACAGGACGGGAGGTGGAGACCCCGGGGCCGCCGGGTCCGAGCCGTTCATGACGTCCCCAGCATTGCGCATTGGCGCCGCTCACGCACGGACGGAGTTGGCCCGTGCCCGCCTGCCTGCCCGGCGTCAGCGCGCCTGCTTCTGCAGCATCACCAGGAACTTGTTGAGGGCGCGCCACTCGTCCGGCTCGAAGCCCCTGAGGGTGCGGATGAGGCGGCGCAGCTCGGGCGGCTGGTCCTGATAGGGAGGCGGTGGCTCGGCCACCTGCCATGGGCCTGGAGGCAGGGTGCCCGTGGGGAGTCCCAGCATCCGGTCCGCGGACTCCTGGAGCACGTGGCACAGCCGCCAGAAGGTGGGGATGCTGGGGAAGGCGCGTCCGCGCTCGATGCGGCCGTACACCTCTGTCGCCATGTCGAGGCGCTCGGCCACGTCCTCCTGGGTGAGCGCCTGGCGCAGCCGTGCCGCCTGGGCATTCTTGCCCAGCGTCTTCTTCAGTGACGACTTCTCGCGCTCACCGAGCATCCCGCTAGCCCATCCTGTAAAGTCCTGGGCCGTAGATACGACTTAATGGATTGGGGGCACAGGACACGCGGAGTGGGGTTGATGGCAGGACCCGGCAGGTTGCCGTCCCGACCCGATTTCTCCCATCGGGCTCCCGAACCCTACCCTGTCAATAGGCACGTCTTCCGAGGCACGGGGACGCTCAGGTCAGCTTCGCCCGCGTCTCCTCGAGCCGCGCCGCCGTGCGCGTCCAGTCGTCCGCGAGGCCGTCCAGGTGTCCCAGCACGCTGGAGAAGAACCGCGCCTCCAGCGCCTTCGCCAGCGTGGCGCCGTGCGAGTCCGCCCACTTCCGGGTGACGCGGGCCCGCACCTGCGCACCCAGCAGGTCCACGAAGCGCTCCAGCAGCGGCGTGGACAGCAGCGTGCCCGCCCACACCACCGCGTCATGGCCGAAGCCGCCCGTGGCCACCGTCACCACCGCCGCCGCGCCCGACGGCACCGAGTACACCAGCGTCGTCAACGTCTGGAGCAGCTCCTCGCGCATGCCTCCCTGCAACTCCGTGGCGACCAGGTCGCGGCAGTAGGTGTACAGCGTGGCCCGGTCCGCCGCGTGCGCGTGCAGCGGCTCGAAGCCCAGCGGCTCCTCCAGCTTCGCCAGCGTCACCGGGCCGAAGGCCTCCGCCAGCTTCGCCCGCGTCTGGGCGTCTCCGCGCCATGCGGCCACCTCCGTGGCCATGGCGTCCACGAGCTTGCGCACGCCGTCCTTCATGGACTCGTCCACCGCGAGCGTCGGCGGCTCCGCGCCCTCCGGCTCCGGGCCGGTGAAGGACTGGCGCACCTTGCGGCTGACGAAGGTGAGCGCCGTGGCCAGCCCCCGGAACGGCAGCCGCACCCACTTGTGGAATTGGCTGCGCGCGTCCAGCTCGTCCCGGAAGGCGTCGATGAGCACGTCCGCCGGTACCGCCTTCAGCGCCGCCGCCGCGCCCACGCCATTCAGCTCGTGCCGCAGCCGCTGTCGCAGCCGCTCGGGCTCCTGCGCGGCCCTCGCCGCCGCCTTCGCCACCACGTCCAGCTCCGCGCGCGCATCCGCCAGCGAGGCCTCCAGCGCGCGGGCCTTCAACTCGCGCGCGTGCTCGGCCTGGCCCAGCAGCGCGGACAGCGGAGGCTTGCCGTCGAGCGGCTCGGTGGCGAGCGGCTTCAGTCCCGCCTCCACCTCCGGCTGGTGCGGCGCGAGGTAGCGCGCCAGCGGCGGGTGGCCCACGTCCGAGGCCAGCTTGTCCAGGTGTCCGCGCGCCACCTCCTCGCGCGTGGCCTCGTTGTAGACGAGGAGGTACGGCCGTCCGTGCCCCACCGCCGCGCGCAGGAAGTCCACCAGCGCGGCGTTCTGGTACGTCTGCCGGCTCACCACGAAGACGAGCGCGTCCACCGTGACGAGCAGCGCCTCCGCGCGCTCGCGGTTGTCGCGGTACACGCTGTCGAAGTCCGGCGTGTCCATGACGAGCAGCCCGCGCGGCACGGCGTCCGACAGCACCAGGTACAGCCTGCCCGCCGGGCCCGGCTGGTCCACCGGCGCCATGTCGCCGGACGGCACCGGCACCGTGTCATAGCGCCGCGTGAGGAAGTCCTTCAGCGCGCCCGTCCACGTCTCCGGGTGCGCCGCCGCGAGGCACTGCTTGGTGAGGCCGCCCTCGGGCCGCGCGGGGGAGAGGGCCGCGCCCACCAGCGCGTTGAAGAGGGTGGACTTGCCCACGTTGTTGGGGCCGGCGATGGCCACCAGCAGGAGCGGCGCGTCCGCGGAGCCCAGGCGGGGGAGCAAATCCCTGCGCAGGCGCTCGGCGAGGCGGCGCGCGGCATCCGCGTCGGGTGCCTCCGGAAAGCGCTCGGGGGCGGGGAGGGCGTCCAGGGCGGACGCGAGGGAGGTGCGCAGGGTGTACGGGTCTCTCATCACCGGAAGTCCGCGCGCACCAGAGCATGCAGGCGCCGCGCTGCCCAGGAGACATCACTCGTGGGTGTCGGTCGAGGACAGAGGCGGGCAATGGCGCTAGGTTCGGCCCCATGCGCCTTCCCGCCGCCTGCCTGCTCCTGATGGGGCTCGTTGCCTGCACCGCCGCCAACACCAACGCGCCCGCGGACGAAGCCCATGCCGGCTCTCCGCTGCCCTTCATCGAAGACGACTACAGCCGCGCGCTCGCCGAGGCGAAGGCGAAGGGGCTGCCCCTCTTCGTCGACGTCTGGGCGCCGTGGTGCCACACCTGTCGCTCCATGAAGGCGTACGTCATGTCCGACAAGTCGCTGGCGAAGCACTCCGGCCGCTTCGTCTGGCTGGAGGTGAACACGGACCTGACGTCGAACGCGGCGTTCCAGGAGAAGTTCCCGGTGGAGTTCTGGCCCACGCTGTACGTCATCGACCCGAACCAGGAGAAGCCGCTCCTGCGCTTCGCCGGCAGCGCCACGGTGGAGCAGCTGGTGAAGCTCTTCGACGACGGCGAGCGCGCCTTCAAGGGCGGCGTCACCGGCGCCGAGGCGCTGCTGGCGCGCGGCGACGCCCTGTATGGCGAGGGCCACGCGGCGGAGGCCGCCGAGACGCTGGTCGAGGCCCTCAACGAGGCGCCCGCCGACTGGAACCGTCGGGGCCGCGCGGTGGAGTCGCTGCTGACGGCCATGTACGGCGCGAAGCAGTACGAGCCGTGCGCGCGCAAGGCGCTGGAGGAGCTGCCGAAGACGCCGCGCTCGCTGTCCTGGGCCAACGGCGCGCTGCTGGGCCTGTCGTGCGCGCTGGGCATGCCGGATGACGCCGCTGCGGCGAAGGAGCTGCGCGATGCCACGGAGGCGAAGGTGGCCGAAGCGCTGGCGCCGCCGGCCATCGAGATGACGGGTGATGACCGCTCGGGCCTCTACGAGGTCCGCGTGGAGGCGCGCACGGCGGCGAAGGACGAGGCCGGCGTGAAGGCCCTGGCCGAGGAGTGGCTGAAGTAC comes from Pyxidicoccus parkwaysis and encodes:
- a CDS encoding glycosyltransferase family 4 protein, with product MNFVFVGTSAGARGTETHLVCMVRALVQAGHDVLTVARPEGYIARELATSGLPVEPGIFRNAADVRGAPRVLRAIRRVKADWLVGSFGHEYWPLLTLGRLTRTPVALFRHLNSRLKSMSRVLLPRWADRFIVVSEHMRSFMMEQGVARERVSLLYNPLELERFRPDAALRVESRRALGVEDGTVLVGFVGALKPEKGAFRLASAFNQAMPLRPLLRALWVGEEAAHAKVREAIAPELHGRHILRGWTADMRPLYAAMDVLAVPSEWLEPFGRVSIEAQACGVPVLASRIGGLPETIREGETGFLFPPGDEAAWRDALATAADMSPEQRRTVGEAGARFVRERFSTERIAAEFIELLGAPRVR
- a CDS encoding DUF2079 domain-containing protein — encoded protein: MTVYVIGVSIVFCLVTPLSWLHGELGAVRNWQTVFNPVLAFVIAWNGLYRGESVSLPVAVKRFFALSIFVFCLSVQLGRFFNFEVNGVDFSIFDWMLFNSNHGRWGYSPIYDVNHFGVHATYVLLPLMLLHRLFEGPLLLCMVTVLAVGGAAYPLWRLGRHAGLHEGLCVLLVLAYLTNPVTSILLDGGFRPEVFFPLFGLLFVDGWVERRPALWVPSLIAFLAIKEDAAFYVAAFAVGVWLFERERWKPAAAMLVGAIALFIFNVKYFQPLMLRGSAFAVPSYVSFWGQYGQTLPEILGNMARSPLRLARDILTSGWSRMFGAALFLPLLGRLAVPPMLPTIFLLGSASYPVMHEYRMYYPVTLLPFFFLGLVESWRVLGRSSRWSAWREALLVVALLLFPIVGRGYARFTRPPMEVHEALSSVRARLARETGPICVQTVIYPHLPYQLSMRPLFNDCWGHPEWPMLINLRLNTSPYERYALEAWVAEARRDGRVEELGGGFLLILKPDDSSRRHPGSG
- a CDS encoding helix-turn-helix transcriptional regulator, whose product is MLGEREKSSLKKTLGKNAQAARLRQALTQEDVAERLDMATEVYGRIERGRAFPSIPTFWRLCHVLQESADRMLGLPTGTLPPGPWQVAEPPPPYQDQPPELRRLIRTLRGFEPDEWRALNKFLVMLQKQAR
- a CDS encoding GTPase domain-containing protein gives rise to the protein MRDPYTLRTSLASALDALPAPERFPEAPDADAARRLAERLRRDLLPRLGSADAPLLLVAIAGPNNVGKSTLFNALVGAALSPARPEGGLTKQCLAAAHPETWTGALKDFLTRRYDTVPVPSGDMAPVDQPGPAGRLYLVLSDAVPRGLLVMDTPDFDSVYRDNRERAEALLVTVDALVFVVSRQTYQNAALVDFLRAAVGHGRPYLLVYNEATREEVARGHLDKLASDVGHPPLARYLAPHQPEVEAGLKPLATEPLDGKPPLSALLGQAEHARELKARALEASLADARAELDVVAKAAARAAQEPERLRQRLRHELNGVGAAAALKAVPADVLIDAFRDELDARSQFHKWVRLPFRGLATALTFVSRKVRQSFTGPEPEGAEPPTLAVDESMKDGVRKLVDAMATEVAAWRGDAQTRAKLAEAFGPVTLAKLEEPLGFEPLHAHAADRATLYTYCRDLVATELQGGMREELLQTLTTLVYSVPSGAAAVVTVATGGFGHDAVVWAGTLLSTPLLERFVDLLGAQVRARVTRKWADSHGATLAKALEARFFSSVLGHLDGLADDWTRTAARLEETRAKLT
- a CDS encoding thioredoxin family protein yields the protein MRLPAACLLLMGLVACTAANTNAPADEAHAGSPLPFIEDDYSRALAEAKAKGLPLFVDVWAPWCHTCRSMKAYVMSDKSLAKHSGRFVWLEVNTDLTSNAAFQEKFPVEFWPTLYVIDPNQEKPLLRFAGSATVEQLVKLFDDGERAFKGGVTGAEALLARGDALYGEGHAAEAAETLVEALNEAPADWNRRGRAVESLLTAMYGAKQYEPCARKALEELPKTPRSLSWANGALLGLSCALGMPDDAAAAKELRDATEAKVAEALAPPAIEMTGDDRSGLYEVRVEARTAAKDEAGVKALAEEWLKYLEGEAAKAPNPDARSVFDSHRMLAAMKLNAPERVIPALEQSEKDLPQDYNPPARLATLYRLQGRLDDALAASDRALARVQGARRLTVLSGRADIYVARKDPASAAKTLEEAIAFAKTLPSAQVSPRAVAGLEKKLAGIQATVAQPQSQAAPK